The following proteins come from a genomic window of Methylorubrum populi:
- a CDS encoding M20 aminoacylase family protein, which yields MNTIDRIREYADELTALRRDLHAHPEIGFEEVRTSGIVAEQLEKFGIEVHRGLGKTGVVGVLQGRPGSRRIGLRADMDALPITEETNLPYRSTVPGKMHACGHDGHTTMLIGAARYLAETRDFDGTAVFVFQPAEEGLGGARAMIADGLFEKFPVDEIYAIHNAPHGPHGVLQVKPGPIMAAADFFDIRITGRGAHAAMPHQGIDPIVIATGLAQAMQSIVSRNSNPLKSAVVSITQIHAGAAYNVIPEGAHLAGTVRTFDADLRKLIAGRIRELAAGFAAAYDATIEVDLRDVFSVLDNHPEQAAAAAEIATELFGSEKVEANTVPRMGSEDFADMVAAVPGAYAWLGATPGPGLHNASFDFDDSLIPLGAAYLARMVERRTAA from the coding sequence ATGAACACGATCGACCGCATCCGTGAATACGCCGACGAGTTGACCGCCCTGCGGCGGGATCTCCACGCCCATCCCGAGATCGGCTTCGAGGAGGTCCGCACCTCGGGGATCGTCGCCGAGCAGCTGGAGAAATTCGGGATCGAGGTGCATCGGGGGCTGGGCAAGACCGGCGTCGTCGGCGTGCTGCAGGGCCGGCCGGGCTCCCGCCGGATCGGCCTGCGCGCCGACATGGATGCCCTGCCGATCACCGAGGAGACCAACCTCCCCTACCGCTCCACGGTGCCGGGGAAGATGCATGCCTGCGGGCATGACGGGCACACCACCATGCTGATCGGCGCCGCCCGCTACCTCGCCGAGACCCGCGATTTCGACGGCACCGCCGTGTTCGTGTTCCAGCCGGCAGAGGAGGGATTGGGCGGCGCCCGCGCGATGATCGCCGACGGTCTCTTCGAGAAGTTTCCGGTCGACGAGATCTACGCCATCCACAACGCGCCGCACGGGCCGCACGGCGTGTTGCAGGTGAAGCCCGGCCCGATCATGGCGGCGGCCGACTTCTTCGACATCCGCATCACCGGCCGCGGCGCGCACGCGGCGATGCCGCACCAGGGCATCGACCCGATCGTGATCGCCACGGGGCTCGCCCAGGCGATGCAGTCGATCGTCAGCCGCAACAGCAACCCGCTCAAATCCGCCGTGGTCTCGATCACCCAGATCCATGCGGGCGCGGCCTACAACGTCATCCCCGAGGGCGCGCACCTCGCCGGCACGGTGCGCACCTTCGACGCCGATCTGCGCAAGCTGATCGCGGGACGCATCCGCGAACTGGCGGCCGGTTTCGCGGCGGCCTACGACGCCACCATCGAGGTGGACCTGCGCGACGTGTTCTCGGTGCTCGACAACCATCCGGAGCAGGCGGCGGCCGCCGCCGAGATCGCGACCGAGCTGTTCGGCTCCGAGAAGGTCGAAGCCAACACCGTGCCGCGCATGGGCAGCGAGGACTTTGCCGACATGGTCGCGGCGGTGCCCGGTGCCTATGCCTGGCTCGGCGCGACGCCGGGGCCGGGCCTGCACAATGCGAGCTTCGACTTCGACGACAGCCTGATCCCGCTCGGTGCCGCCTACCTGGCGCGGATGGTGGAGCGGCGCACGGCGGCTTGA
- the ada gene encoding bifunctional DNA-binding transcriptional regulator/O6-methylguanine-DNA methyltransferase Ada, whose product MLAESKTRFPDAVPLTEARMRAAVLARDAGFDGRFVYAVRSTGVYCRPGCPSRAARPENLSFHADPAQAEAAGFRPCRRCRPSEPALFDQQAERITRACRLIEAAQMPPSLDALARAAGLSPFHFHRTFKAVTGVTPAAYAQAHRAARAADSLAEGKSVTESVYAAGYGAPSRFYADGAERLGMSPSAFRKGGAGERIAFAIDSCALGRVLVAATERGICAILLGDDEEALRRDLAARFPKAAIVGGDAAFAATVAAVVRLVEAPVSAFDLPLDIGGTAFQQRVWQALRRIPAGSTATYADIARAIGAPAAVRAVAMACGANALAVAIPCHRVVRSDGALSGYRWGTARKAALLAREGVKR is encoded by the coding sequence ATGCTTGCCGAATCCAAAACCCGCTTCCCCGACGCGGTGCCCCTGACCGAGGCCCGCATGCGCGCGGCCGTCCTCGCGCGCGATGCCGGCTTCGACGGGCGCTTCGTCTACGCGGTACGCTCCACGGGCGTGTATTGCCGGCCGGGCTGTCCGTCTCGGGCGGCGCGGCCGGAAAACCTGTCCTTCCACGCCGATCCTGCGCAAGCCGAGGCCGCGGGCTTCCGGCCCTGCCGACGCTGCCGGCCAAGTGAGCCGGCCTTGTTCGATCAGCAGGCCGAAAGAATCACCCGCGCCTGCCGGCTGATCGAGGCGGCGCAGATGCCGCCCTCCCTCGACGCCCTGGCGCGGGCGGCGGGTCTGAGCCCGTTCCACTTCCACCGGACCTTCAAGGCCGTGACCGGGGTGACGCCGGCGGCCTACGCGCAGGCGCACCGCGCCGCCCGCGCCGCCGATAGCCTTGCGGAGGGCAAAAGCGTGACCGAGAGCGTCTACGCGGCGGGCTACGGCGCGCCGAGCCGGTTCTACGCGGACGGTGCGGAGCGGCTCGGCATGAGCCCGTCGGCCTTCCGCAAGGGCGGCGCGGGCGAGCGGATCGCCTTCGCGATCGACAGCTGTGCCCTGGGGCGGGTTCTGGTGGCCGCGACCGAGCGGGGGATCTGCGCGATCCTGCTCGGCGACGACGAGGAGGCGCTCCGGCGCGATCTCGCGGCGCGTTTCCCGAAGGCGGCGATCGTCGGCGGCGACGCGGCCTTCGCGGCGACGGTGGCCGCGGTCGTGCGCCTCGTCGAGGCACCGGTGTCCGCCTTCGACCTGCCGCTCGATATCGGCGGCACCGCCTTCCAGCAGCGGGTGTGGCAGGCCCTGCGCCGCATCCCGGCCGGCAGCACGGCGACCTACGCGGATATCGCCCGCGCCATCGGTGCGCCGGCCGCGGTGCGCGCCGTCGCCATGGCCTGCGGCGCCAACGCGCTCGCCGTGGCGATCCCCTGCCACCGGGTGGTGCGCTCGGACGGGGCGCTCTCGGGCTACCGCTGGGGGACGGCCCGCAAGGCGGCCCTTCTCGCCCGCGAGGGCGTGAAGCGCTAG
- a CDS encoding cation diffusion facilitator family transporter — protein sequence MAESTGAIYTAAGANLAIAAAKFVGAFLTGSTAMLAEGAHSLVDTANQLLLLVGLKRAKKPADAKHPFGYGREVYFYAFIVALFIFLGGGIFAIYEGAHKIEHPEPAADATVFGFHLSGFWTNVSILGFAILAEGYSCLVAVRAFWAEKGERSAITAIHRSKDPSLYTILVEDVAALIGLVIAMTGVVLAHLLDKPALDGWASIGIGLVLIGMSIFLMIETHGLLIGEAADPEVVRTIRAAVREEGAVQHVNEVLTQHLGPSDILVNLSLDFADDVPAGEVERTVARLEQRIKAKSRNVTRVFIEIQSRKADAAGRAPVAAPTGSDAAPPGSAVPA from the coding sequence ATGGCCGAGAGCACGGGTGCGATCTACACGGCGGCGGGCGCCAACCTCGCCATCGCGGCGGCGAAGTTCGTCGGCGCCTTCCTCACCGGCTCGACGGCGATGCTGGCCGAGGGCGCGCACTCGCTGGTGGACACCGCCAACCAGCTCCTGCTGCTGGTCGGGCTGAAGCGGGCGAAGAAGCCGGCGGACGCCAAGCACCCCTTCGGCTACGGGCGCGAGGTGTACTTCTACGCCTTCATCGTCGCCCTGTTCATCTTCCTCGGCGGCGGCATCTTCGCGATCTACGAGGGCGCGCACAAGATCGAGCATCCCGAGCCCGCCGCCGACGCGACCGTGTTCGGCTTTCACCTGTCCGGCTTCTGGACCAACGTCTCGATCCTCGGCTTCGCGATCCTGGCGGAGGGGTATTCCTGCCTCGTCGCGGTCAGGGCGTTCTGGGCCGAGAAGGGCGAGCGCAGCGCGATCACCGCGATCCACCGAAGCAAGGATCCGTCGCTCTACACCATCCTCGTGGAGGACGTCGCCGCGCTGATCGGCCTCGTCATCGCCATGACCGGCGTGGTGCTGGCCCACCTTCTCGACAAGCCGGCGCTCGACGGCTGGGCCTCGATCGGAATCGGCCTCGTGCTGATCGGCATGTCGATCTTCCTGATGATCGAGACCCACGGCCTGCTGATCGGCGAGGCCGCCGATCCGGAGGTGGTGCGCACGATCCGGGCGGCAGTGCGGGAGGAGGGCGCCGTGCAGCACGTCAACGAGGTGCTGACGCAGCATCTCGGCCCCTCCGACATCCTGGTGAACCTCAGCCTCGACTTCGCCGACGACGTGCCCGCGGGCGAGGTCGAGCGGACGGTCGCCCGGCTGGAACAGCGCATCAAGGCGAAAAGCCGCAACGTCACCCGCGTCTTCATCGAGATCCAGTCGCGGAAAGCGGATGCCGCCGGGCGTGCCCCGGTCGCGGCGCCCACGGGATCGGACGCGGCCCCGCCCGGCTCGGCGGTGCCGGCGTGA